GCCAGCTCCTTGGATCTGGTTGGATGCCAACAGACGGACCTGCCCGGACTCTGGCTCTGAGCTGTTCATGTAAAACCAGGAGAGTTCTCCCTCCTGTCTCGGCCAATCCACACAGACCAACAGCACTGGGTTACTGCTGACCAAAGCAATTTGGCAGAGCCGGTGACGAGAACAGGATATTGCTGTCCCCAACGACACAACCTGCCAACAACTAATCCACAGCAGGGTAACCAGGATAGGCCATTGTACCAACATGATGGAGCACCCACGTCTTGGTCACAGGCTTTGCCCTGGGTCGTCCAGCTCAGAAAACAGACCAGACCACCCCACGCACCTtccaccccccattcccccccccgccAACCCACCCCATTCTGTACATCGCCATGGGGACAGCAGTGAGGTGAACAATCTCCTGACCATCAGCTGTTTGTTACAACATCGGACATTCACTGGCAGGTTCTACTTTGCACAGCCAGAGAGATCCACAGTCACTTTGTCCAGCCTCAAGATACAGCCTGAGAATACATTCACCTCAAATAAACCCAAACCTCTCAGTAAAACCCCACACCAACACAATCAGTGAATTATGACAGGTCTTTGTAGCTGAAATGAGACATCAGATTCAGGCCCACACTTGCAATTACAATCCTCAGGAATTACACATCCAGACACAACtactcaggagtgagttacagactggaatctaatcgaggggtacggggtggggtttatatacagaataacagatacccgggagagagatacagactggaatctaatcgaggggttcagggtggtttatatacagaataacagataccccggggagggagttacagactggaatctaatcgaggggtttgaggtggtctatatacagaataacagatacccgggagggagttacagactggaatctaatcgaggggtacggggtggggtttatatacagaataacagatacccgggagggagttacagactggaatctaatcgaggggttcgggggggggtttatatacagaataacagataccccgggagggagttacagactggaatctaatcgaggggttcgggggggtttatatacagaataacagataccccgggagggagttacagactggaatctaatcgaggggttcgggggggtttatatacagaataacagatacccgggagggagttacagactggaatctaatcgaggggttcagggtggtttatgtacagaataacagataccccggggagggagttacagactggaatctaatcgaggggtttgaggtggtctatatacagaataacagataccccgggagggagttacagactggaatctaatcgaggggtacggggtggggtttatatacagaataacagatacccgggagggagttacagactggaatctaatcgaggggttcgggttggtttatatacagaataacagatacccgggagggcgttacagactggaatctaatcgaggggttcggggtgggttatacacagaataacagataccccaggagggagttacagactggaatctaatcgaggggttcagggtggtttagatCTCGAAAATCAGATGCTCAGGAGTGTGTTGCAGAGAATTTGAGGGGTTAAGAGCTATTTTGATATATAGAACAGGGCACAGTTTGAAGCCTCTTTTGTTGTGTTTTTTTTGGATTTTAAGTTTACCATATGGTTCAGTCAGCATGCTCAGTATTTCTGCTGATTCCATTAGTTTAATAAAATAACTAGCTGTTTACTAAAATAACGTATGGTTCAGTCAGCATGCTCAGGTTTTAGTTTAATAAAATAACTAGCTGTTTTAACATTCACCTGCTGTTTCTATTTTCAGCCCCAGTGGAgctgtcactgtgtgtctgccaCCTTCACACATGCCTTGTTGGCTTTCAATCCAGCTTCCGTCATCACACAGTGTGTATTTATACACCAGTGCTCCTCCTCATGGACCTATGGATTCCCTCCAATTCCCCATTCCTCCCACAAGTACCTGCCTCATTCCAACTGAATGCTCCTGCAACAACCACAGCCGACAGTGATGTGAAAATGCATCTCGATGGGTGGCAGGTGAAACAGTTATAAGCTGACTCCAATGACACAAACCCTTGGGCATGAGGTCAGTTTTCAAGCAGCActtttgagaaagagagagagacacgtggaAATACTAGATAAGAAAATGCCACAGTTTGGAACGCAGCCACCATAGTCCCCTCTGGGCCCCTTCAATTCCTGACACAGCTCGTATCAACATTTTTTCTACCACCACCCTAGCTTCTGATTTTCCAAACCAAATTTCTCATGGTTTCTTTATAATCGAAAACATTAAGTCATGGCCAACAGCTCTCAACACAGACTCCCTTTCTGCTGAAGTCTCCAAGTGGGTGAAAGGAATTCAGAAGGATTCTGGATACCAACTCTACAATCACCATTATAACCTCACGGGTTGGTGAGAGTGTTAGAAATGGAGCATTCACTTCAGCAGAAGTTGTAGCTGAATTGTTTGGATGGAAAATGGCTGAAAACTAAGATTACAGGAGGTTTGAGAAAGACTTGGCAAATATCCAAATGGACAACTGGTAGAGGAAtaagagagggtcacagatgctGCTTATTTCCAGTAATTCCAAGTTTAGCTGTTCTAATACTGACTCCTAGACTTTATGGGTTGGAAGTAAACCTGGCTCAGCTATTTTAAATGCAATTCTAATTGTGGTAATGAAAACTAAGTgcagggttggggttggggtagCTATCCCTTGAAATCAAAGAGTACTGCCTGGAGCATGAAGAATGAGATAAGCCACTGGGCAAGTAATCCAAATCCCTGACTACTGTCctggacatgggtttgaatcctgaggaaggtggtgaaatttgaattcattaacaATTTGAAATAAAAGGTTAGCCCCAATGGAAGACCATGTAGCCACTGTcaatcattaaaaacacatcATTGATCACTAATACCTTTTGGAGAAGGCAATTtgtcatccttacccagtctgaatcttcacgtgactccagacccacagaaatgtggacTTGTAACTTCCCTcagggcaattaaggataggcATAAATCTACCACGTACCAAGatgaaataattttttaaaaggtGGGTTTAGGAAAACAATGCACCAAATCCTGGTGGAAAGCAAGTCAGACTGCCTACCAAGTGTGATTTGTCAAATAGGCTGCTTGGAGACAATGGGGGCAGGAAGCTGCACAGTCATGCAGAGAATTTTGCCTCAGCATTATGGACTCCTGTGCCAGATTTATGTCATCAGGTCCAAGACCAGTTTCTTTCCCAGCCTCATATCCCAACAGCATTGAATGGCTGCCAGGTATAAAAGAGTCAAATATGGCCTGTAAAATGGAGTGTAGCAATCGGCAGCTTGCTCTCAAGCAGGACACTATGCAGAACAGCTCACAATGAACGACTCCACAGAATAGAGTTCAAGACAACAATCTTGTACTGGGACTACCTACCCAGGTAAGCAGCATGCATATATGATGAAAAAGGTGCAACATTAATTTAGGGCAGAactgtggctctgtggttagcaccgctgcctcatctggccagggaccagggtttgacTCCATCCTtggatgactgcctgtgtggagtttgcacgttctctctatgcctgtgtgggtttcctcccacattccaaagacctgcaggttagggtggattgaccatgctaaattgcccaaagtgtccagggatgtgcaggctgggtggattagccatgggaaatgcaggggctGGGTAGATTAGTCTGCGTGGCTTGCCCTTTGAAGGGTTGGCagtgaactcaatgggccaaatggcttgcttccacactgtagggattctatgaacttctTGTTAATTTTCTATGAATTCTAGGAGGACAGGTAGCAATTATGAAAAGAGAATCAACAATTTTgagtatttttaaaataaaacgtaGCGGACCTGAGAAGACAGCCCAGACCTTCATGGTTAAGAGCAGTTTAAGATGAATAATGCAAAGTACCTACTGGTCAACGAgatggcacagtgggatacatttTAAGATGAACAATGAAATTCATTGGTGATTGCCAGAATGAAAGCTCGCCTGGTGCTCCAATCAGAAATGTAGAATTTGCTGCCGCAAGTCATCACGTCTATCGATTCTAAAAGACAATTATAAGATTGTTTGGGTATTAAAGGAACTGGAAAGTGGGTATTAGACATTCAATAAAGAGGTGAACTAATTTAAAATAAATTAGTCCCAAAGCTTTCCTGTTGGGGAAATGGCACACTTACACCAGCACCAGACACTTTTGTATGTGCAGTCTACAGATAGATGGTAGATAAGAACTCAGACATATCCAGAAGTATATGGACTAGATATTTTAATTTTATAAAGTTACCACAGGTTGGTAATGGCTCTCCATCCAGTTAGCTGGTGGAGATCCCCTGCCAGGTCCTGTTTTATTTTATATAAAAATCAGTGAAGCTCTACCTGATTGTTCAAGAAAAAATTCATTCCAACTCAGTCTCCCAGTGGAGCACATCCAGGGACCTCAAACATATTTCCATCTCTCGCTCACCAAAGTAACTCGGATATCACTGCTGTCATTCATGTAGCCGGCCCAAGGTGACTGTGGTAGCACACTCCTGCTGCATCAGTTGGCAGTTAGACCAGGTATGACAATTCCAATTCAATCACTCCAAGGTGGTTTGGTAAAGATCTCAAAGAGAATACAGACTGAAAAAACTCCTACCTGCACCAAACAATATCACACAGTAGAAACCAGTTAATACAATACAGTTCAAGTCTGGTAGCTCAAACTGAGCTTGTTCCGAATCTTCCCACTATACTCAGTCCCGCTGTCTCCCAGATCAATGTTTATAATGGAGTGTGATCTCAGTGCCTCTCCAATACAGTTCAAATTCTTCCATGTACATCAATCACCATCCCTCTAACGCAAGTGAACCAGGGTTGCTCCCAATAAAGCTCAGTCTTACTCAATGTCAATGTGGCTCTGATGCAGCTGGGTCCCCCAAATGCAGTGTATTCTCTCTGGTGTCAGTGCAGCTAAGTCCAAGTATCTCCAATACAGTTTCAGCCTTCAGTGCAGCTCGATACCACGATCTTCAATGCCGCTCAGTACCAGTACCTCCCAGGTAGATCAGTGCCTTCAATGCAGCTCAAAACCAAATATTTCTCAGCTTTTCAGTGTCTCAAAAACACCTTCCTGTCCCCAATGCAGCTCATTGCCAATACTTCCAGCACAGATAGGTGGCTCCAATGTATTTCAAATGGTGATCTCTCTAACAAAGCCCATTTCTTGGAGGCATTTAGGTGTTAGTATCTCCAATGCAGTTTAGTGTCATGAATACACCCCAATAGCAACAGCACCATCACCGCTTGGGGACAatacagttctctctctctctaatacatTTCATGGCAGCATCTGCAATGCATCCTATCTCCAATGCAGGTGGTGTCTCAAATGCATTTCAATAGCAGTACCTCCAAAGCATCCTGACATCTCGAGTGTACTTCATTTGCAACATCTTCAGTGTCATCTTATGTCTCCAATGCACTTCAATGGCAGCATGTCCAGTGCAGCTTCATGTCTTAATTGTACTTCACTGGCAGTATTTCCAATGCAGCCTGGCATCTTGAAGTGGTCTCGTGTCTCAAGTTCATTTCAGTGTCAGTAGCTCCAATGCAGCCTGACAGCAGCATTTCCGACCCATTTTTGTGGCATATGTCCAGTGCAATTTCATGTCTCCGGTGCAGTTTGATCGCAGCACATCCAATGCATTTCAGTGGCAGTACGCCCAGTGCAATTTGATGTCTGGTATATATTTCAGCAGCAGTATTTTCAGTGCATTTCAACGGCAGCATGCCCAGTGCCATTTGATATCTCCAATGCAGCTCAGTGGGTGTTATCTTCAGTCATTCGGTTGGTCATGGTGTGTTGcaggggtgagggaggagatggaaGGGGTGGTGAGATGACAAggaggtggggagtgtgtgtgtgtgtgtgcgtgtgtgtgttcccctgtcccttcccatcccctgggGGGTCCTCACAGCACCTCGCACCAGCACGAATGCAGCAGCTCAGCCAGAGCGCTGAGCACAAATACCAGTGCAAAGGAGCCAATGACAGCCCGCAGGACCCCAAGAAGGCGACGTGACTGCAGCCGGTGTTGCCGGCTGCCGGTGCCGTCGTGGAAGGACGACGGTGGCTCAGGCAGCTCGAGGTGGAAGGCAGCAGCCCGGCGGCCTCTCACCCAGCACCGGTACACCCCTTGGTCGGAGCGCCGCACTCCAGCGATGGTGTAGACACCACCGCCCGTCTTCCGGTCCAGCTGATGGCTCCCGTTGCACGGCGAGCGGAGCAACTCGAGGCGGGTGAGCATTCCTGAGTCCCGCTGCCAGGATACCGGCGTGTAGACTGAGGCACCTGGGCACTGTAGCCTCACCTCCTCGTGTACATCCAGCAGCAGCGTCTCCAGCAGCAGGGAGCGAGGCTGCAGCCATGTTGGCGGGACTCGGAGATCCCCTCTGCCGGCCTGACCCAGACCTAGGCCCTGGTCCCGCTGCAGGAAGTACCCCGAGCCCAGCAGCTCCCGGGCCTGGGCAGCCAGCTCCTCAGGCCCGGAGGAGCCACACTCCCTCCGGCAGATCTCGTAACGGATCTCGGGGCCTCGGTGCGGCAGGACCTGGCCCAGGCGGAGCTGCATGAGGCCACAGGGCTCCTCCTCAGCcctaccctccccctcctccctgtccTCCTCATCCTCATCCTCCTGCAGGGAGGCCCAACAGAAACCCagcctctttctctcccccgggGCCCCACAGCGGTCACACTCCTGCCAAGGTCCCCAGCGGGTGTACAGCCTGAGGCGGCAGCCTCCAGCCCCATGGCCATGGCCATGGCCGGCCTCCTGCTGCAGCCTGACGCTCTGGTTACGGAGGGGGGCCTGGCCTAAGCCCCGGTGAGACACATGGAGCCGCTCGGCGTCCTGCACATCCACCCGGTACTGGGCCAGGGTCGTGGCTCCGGCCTTACACACATAGAGGCCTGAATCCCCAGGCCGGGCCTGAGCAACCAGCAGGGCCCCAGCCCTCAGGACAGACCGACCACTCAGCTCTGACAGAGGGCCCCGCCGAGCCCGGCTCCCCCGGGGACCAATGAAGGTGCGGGGCTCCCCCAGCTCCGTGTGGCCTGCGGCTCCCCCGGCCCCAGGCCCAGGCCCACccccaggcccaggcccaggcccaggcccacccccaggcccaggcccagccccagccccacccccaggcccagccccagccccagccccagccccagaccCAGCCCCAGGCCCAGCCCTCCTCCTGTATCGCCCAGGCCCCGggcccagccccagccccagctccaGCCCCGGGCCCGGGCCCACACTCAGGTTCAGGTACTGCCAGTACACCGTGTCCTCCCCGTGCTGCAGGGCCCCCGGGCAGTGCAGGGTGAGCGGGTTATGGGACAGGAAAGGGACGGTGCAGGGCCCCGGAGGGCCTAGGCCAGGCTCGGGACACTCGGATTCGGA
The DNA window shown above is from Chiloscyllium punctatum isolate Juve2018m chromosome 34, sChiPun1.3, whole genome shotgun sequence and carries:
- the LOC140458946 gene encoding protein FAM187B-like encodes the protein MFGQTAILLSVALFALIGSLPRLLEKEVSESECPEPGLGPPGPCTVPFLSHNPLTLHCPGALQHGEDTVYWQYLNLSVGPGPGLELGLGLGPGPGRYRRRAGPGAGSGAGAGAGAGPGGGAGAGPGPGGGPGPGPGPGGGPGPGAGGAAGHTELGEPRTFIGPRGSRARRGPLSELSGRSVLRAGALLVAQARPGDSGLYVCKAGATTLAQYRVDVQDAERLHVSHRGLGQAPLRNQSVRLQQEAGHGHGHGAGGCRLRLYTRWGPWQECDRCGAPGERKRLGFCWASLQEDEDEEDREEGEGRAEEEPCGLMQLRLGQVLPHRGPEIRYEICRRECGSSGPEELAAQARELLGSGYFLQRDQGLGLGQAGRGDLRVPPTWLQPRSLLLETLLLDVHEEVRLQCPGASVYTPVSWQRDSGMLTRLELLRSPCNGSHQLDRKTGGGVYTIAGVRRSDQGVYRCWVRGRRAAAFHLELPEPPSSFHDGTGSRQHRLQSRRLLGVLRAVIGSFALVFVLSALAELLHSCWCEVL